A genomic region of Saccopteryx bilineata isolate mSacBil1 chromosome 1, mSacBil1_pri_phased_curated, whole genome shotgun sequence contains the following coding sequences:
- the LOC136318484 gene encoding interferon-induced very large GTPase 1-like isoform X3, with protein MGNRAMDRAESTNDEPLLRSKRKQDLQEMLREVGLAVEYWLPKLLEHLDVTGAQTLQHLDRKDLQELKSQSQHSWEKGALEKLLNLSQSNSLSELQESQMEMIQEKQKKVEHPLQELNDFKSEGEQQQEKAVREEEAELKQAMRTPKKYWPLAEKSLRVVENMQRQHNPLESTLSHRQNLPDTDLVRWASGGLALQGIYKTSYHRSLLERRELLLSVPKKFLLFGPEQGTRMDKKEFTSSQAEAMFTQTMEKLGFSVTASGKGKGWGCSLEDDMDDSKHPECKATQQPCSEHSYFCSTQFSYVPLASCYFSIDQLQFSKAALQELKGIENILGQLEGPYRLSLLRHRTEAFFHRFGSHASQGPVHLGGIYWWKAISEGFQNEQLAEVKQQTREALNRFVNSSYPGLGVKVSEGMAVSDSHSRIVPQSTVFQNFQIQVNLCVSQTGGPPEANGFSQWKAGLVAINQTWCVIDRGLQLVPIWDIILSSHRSDFKDPLQVANLMKDSYSALTGLTAQIQDGEELLSVGKEAKVFLEDVKSWEVTNPEEQLNKLINFMQMSSQKIECYDTWANICLMDKGLQNFLVKTFNFCKTSFIYKTKIIKTQLRILLDPHIYRVKDFPETHSIMQWIFQPESEKEHINISRFSELTKILQEAQNDLMEVKAKSESAETVEEAQRKATYEVSLSLHCFLKYLRETQQTDTELLLSFIAAGAGYHVDKSKFQHLLEYKELDFLLSEMETAQDKYRELKNICTYRAQAFLVLMGLTATIGVTALSPEEKTQRLAFIRQHMGQSLSKEVVHILTKLEADHDWKNLEKDLRLLIDGKYEATSSSPQISEMSKNLQSNFNEKKQPHETNDNENSEWEVMEDGGFLELLQRLGLENYYPKQMSRTDFHLIYKISVYNTQPSSEQELPFYFLQKLLMLDYGMRYLVFRCDKNTQNQDYPRALNQENEDFNPYEDMFEDRDTPTTTPPATNPRPHIHPMDIQMAILHCADDFARQYILTKLSLCQFALPLLIPNPCNPQIEFSFLSLSQIRRSWQETRKSPTEEKINYKNKQMCRVSAPIVSFIRVGNGFSASKSQIMNCLLSKHKHDVFFHRHCRNSTKDCRLMRGVVEVCWFCPGGREEDRFDNCLTFTNLHGDAKEHKKQLSFLQEVSSVFVVLMSTTDDNKENRKILYDLSQSPRPLICLLENKEKCMASNFGKKVRIGIKNRNEAELTEELATMIKHLLELSDTSLSLEKCALIARKQGFLIDEDQRECQEAKEKAEVLMDLLKKMNISQVKKNLLPLQGDLWHLWCKKDKELYHLREKGNRSIEQHKSEIETEKQRIRSQQLATAFPLNDLIQPVLEILQNNSEMKTKLYFLQWLSVFLDNLTAGHLEKLNEKKNSLWSLTQTEKKKAPNSNNLTVWQKDIEAISLQINDCTLGIDQLLREVGQIYEALEEASSTKDMGRDLLQSLPMIAADLLISGVPIELMDGNVSYVPLKWVAALFDKLSEKLGNKRLFVLSVLGLQSSGKSTLLNALFGLQFTVSAGRCTRGAYMQLLKVEETFTEELGFEFVLVVDTEGLRAPELSNESKNGDNELATFVIGLGNLTLVNIFGENPSEMQDILQIVVQAFMRMKQVKISPSCLFVHQNVGEVAAKEQTMEGRMRLEQRLDEMAAAAAEQEQCSDVTRFSDVIKFDVNTHVYYFAHLWDGNPPMAPPNPDYSHNVQELKSRIFMTAQHESRGSIMKISDVKLRVQDLWRALVNENFIFSFRNTREVMAMSKLETMYNKWTWQLRSHVLNLHNQLIYQIENKKIQTLNMSIYEVTVTEKYEAIKQELEKYFNEDPDSEMLIQWKANFENKLIYLKEALIFESKNKAEGHISYKKNQEILDNKKSVYENELLKKSHDLALTVKGKELSETELCQKFNEVWKTWVDNMSSTLSSVTEPKIDVDSEGTLLEYFKSENDVVNMLNKNYGEEFEINFDEHVKMIKKYHILSRHREISDEESIRGTTSNIVSKFSEYIENIETKQYDYNRNYFYEILKIIEDEMKSALTKDRYRLTSKYKIDLSLYLFQKASKRFKEMHEAFKKANDPVNYLENKKGDFFMSFKISCQGATSITTFVDFLWNKLTPAVCTTTWEEMVLKIAGEIRATCPEFSGNRTNLEKHILISLAEKENFDDYWEYFHNPESFFKNYIQDRIIIYFYKQGSKKIKKFLKINLDDIKNTILSAIHESTAIAKDESNTVSAWLDLFCDQLGSKFIFPRKNLINIEHQEIKDIDFLKEAMSEALNRSMDTVEEECAKIPAEKMVSEIQKMLSQHLCGCWEQCPFCGAICTNTIPTHDGDHSVPFHRSKAVNGRYWHKTKEFSIDCCTTSVASKDYFILDDDLKFPYKKYRLAGGKYATWSITPDSSSQPYWKWFICHFRSNLEEKYHKYFRNRAEIPHAWTKITKQDVLDDLKNQ; from the coding sequence CTATGGACAGAGCAGAGTCCACCAatgatgagcccctgctcagaaGCAAAAGGAAGCAAGATCTCCAAGAAATGCTGAGAGAAGTAGGACTGGCAGTTGAGTACTGGTTGCCGAAGCTGCTGGAACACCTGGATGTGACCGGTGCCCAGACCTTGCAACACCTAGACAGAAAGGACCTCCAGGAACTGAAATCCCAGTCACAGCATTCCTGGGAGAAAGGGGCCCTAGAGAAGCTACTTAACTTGTCACAGTCAAATAGCCTTTCAGAGTTACAGGAATCTCAGATGGAAATGatacaggaaaagcagaaaaaggtAGAGCATCCACTGCAAGAGCTAAACGACTTCAAATCAGAAGGGGAGCAACAACAAGAAaaggcagtgagggaggaagaggcagagctgAAGCAGGCAATGAGGACTCCCAAAAAGTACTGGCCACTCGCTGAAAAATCCCTAAGAGTTGTGGAAAACATGCAGAGACAACACAATCCCTTGGAGAGCACACTGTCTCACAGGCAAAACCTCCCAGACACAGATCTGGTGAGATGGGCATCTGGAGGGCTGGCCCTGCAGGGAATTTACAAAACCAGCTACCACAGAAGCCTTCTAGAAAGGAGAGAACTACTACTCAGTGTCCCCAAGAAGTTCTTACTCTTTGGCCCTGAGCAGGGCACACGGATGGATAAAAAGGAATTTACATCTTCTCAAGCAGAAGCCATGTTCACCCAGACAATGGAAAAACTGGGCTTCAGTGTAACTGCCTCAGGCAAGGGCAAAGGTTGGGGGTGTAGCTTGGAAGATGATATGGATGACAGCAAACATCCAGAATGCAAGGCAACCCAACAACCATGTTCTGAGCACTCTTATTTCTGCTCTACCCAGTTTAGCTATGTCCCACTTGCCTCCTGCTACTTTTCCATCGATCAGCTCCAGTTCTCCAAGGCTGCTCTCCAGGAATTGAAAGGCATTGAAAACATTCTGGGTCAGCTTGAAGGCCCATACAGACTTTCCTTACTAAGGCACAGGACTGAAGCTTTCTTCCACAGGTTTGGATCTCATGCTAGCCAGGGCCCAGTGCACCTGGGAGGAATTTACTGGTGGAAAGCCATTTCAGAGGGTTTTCAAAATGAGCAGCTGGCAGAAGTAAAACAGCAGACAAGAGAAGCCCTGAACAGATTTGTAAACAGTAGCTACCCTGGCTTGGGAGTGAAAGTTTCTGAAGGTATGGCTGTATCAGATTCTCATTCAAGAATAGTCCCTCAAAGCACAGTTTTCCAAAATTTCCAAATCCAAGTCAACTTATGTGTGTCCCAAACAGGGGGCCCACCAGAAGCAAATGGTTTTTCCCAGTGGAAAGCTGGCCTAGTTGCCATAAATCAAACCTGGTGTGTCATTGACCGAGGCCTTCAGTTGGTGCCCATTTGGGACATCATCCTCTCCAGCCACAGAAGTGATTTTAAGGATCCTCTTCAGGTAGCTAACTTAATGAAAGACAGCTACAGTGCTCTGACTGGCCTCACTGCCCAGATCCAGGATGGAGAAGAATTACTGAGTGTTGGGAAAGAGGCTAAGGTTTTCCTAGAGGATGTGAAATCCTGGGAGGTAACTAATCCTGAAGAACAACTTAACAAACTgataaatttcatgcaaatgtcaAGTCAAAAAATAGAATGTTATGACACTTGGGCTAACATATGCCTCATGGATAAGGGTCTGCAGAATTTTCTGGTAAAAACTTTCAACTTTTGCAAAACATCTttcatttataaaactaaaattattaaaactcagTTGCGAATCCTTTTGGATCCTCACATCTACAGAGTGAAGGACTTTCCCGAAACTCATTCCATCATGCAGTGGATCTTCCAACCAGAGTCAGAAAAAGAGCACATCAACATCTCCCGATTTTCAGAATTAACTAAAATCTTACAGGAAGCTCAGAATGACCTCATGGAAGTGAAGGCCAAATCTGAGTCTGCAGAAACAGTAGAGGAAGCTCAGAGAAAAGCTACTTATGAGGTCAGCCTGTCTCTTCACTGCTTTTTGAAATACCTCCGAGAAACACAGCAGACAGACACAGAGCTCTTGCTAAGTTTCATTGCAGCTGGTGCAGGATATCACGTAGATAAGAGTAAGTTTCAGCATCTCCTGGAGTATAAGGAGTTAGACTTCTTATTGAGTGAAATGGAAACTGCCCAAGATAAATACCGAGAGCTCAAAAATATTTGCACTTACAGGGCTCAGGCATTCTTGGTTCTCATGGGTCTTACTGCTACCATTGGAGTCACAGCTCTTTCTCCAGAGGAGAAAACTCAACGCTTGGCATTCATAAGACAACACATGGGCCAATCTTTGTCAAAAGAAGTTGTACATATCCTTACCAAACTTGAAGCAGATCATGACTGGAAAAACCTAGAGAAAGACCTGAGATTGCTCATTGATGGTAAATATGAAGCTACCAGCTCTTCACCGCAAATAAGTGAGATGAGCAAAAATTTACAAAGTAAtttcaatgaaaagaaacaaccccatgaaacaaatgataatgaaaatagcGAATGGGAAGTCATGGAAGATGGAGGCTTCCTAGAATTACTCCAGCGTCTAGGCCTAGAAAATTACTACCCAAAACAAATGAGCAGAACTGACTTCCATCTGATCTACAAGATTTCTGTGTACAACACCCAACCCAGCTCTGAACAGGAGcttccattctattttctgcAGAAGCTACTGATGCTGGATTATGGAATGAGATACCTGGTCTTTAGATGTGATAAAAACACACAGAATCAAGACTATCCAAGGGCCTTGAATCAAGAAAATGAGGACTTTAATCCATACGAAGACATGTTTGAAGACAGGGATACTCCCACTACTACTCCTCCAGCCACTAATCCTAGGCCCCATATCCACCCTATGGATATTCAGATGGCAATTCTTCACTGTGCAGATGATTTTGCCAGACAATATATTTTGACCAAGCTTTCCCTTTGTCAGTTTGCCCTCCCCCTTCTCATACCTAATCCCTGCAATCCTCAAATTGAATTCTCTTTTTTGTCACTCAGTCAAATTAGAAGAAGCTGGCAAGAAACCAGGAAATCACCAACAGAGGAGAAAATTAATTACAAGAATAAGCAGATGTGTCGTGTCTCTGCCCCCATTGTGTCTTTTATTAGAGTTGGAAATGGCTTCTCGGCTTCCAAATCTCAGATTATGAACTGTCTTCTCAGTAAGCATAAACATGATGTTTTTTTCCACCGACATTGCAGAAATAGCACGAAAGACTGTCGCTTGATGAGGGGTGTGGTGGAAGTCTGCTGGTTCTGTcctgggggaagagaggaagacagatTTGACAACTGCCTGACCTTTACCAATCTCCATGGAGATGCAAAAGAACATAAGAAACAACTCTCCTTTCTGCAGGAGGTCTCTTCTGTCTTTGTGGTTCTTATGTCCACTACTGATGACAATAAAGAAAATCGAAAGATTCTCTATGACCTAAGTCAGTCACCAAGACCTTTGATCTGTTtgcttgaaaacaaagaaaaatgcatGGCTAGTAATTTCGGCAAAAAAGTGAGAATTGGAATCAAGAACAGAAATGAGGCAGAATTAACAGAAGAGCTTGCTACTATGATCAAACATTTGCTAGAGCTCTCAGACACTTCTCTCAGCTTAGAGAAATGTGCCTTGATTGCTCGCAAGCAAGGATTCCTCATTGACGAAGACCAGAGAGAATGCCAGGAGGCCAAAGAAAAGGCAGAGGTCCTAATGGACctactgaaaaaaatgaatatatctcAGGTGAAGAAAAACTTACTACCCCTTCAGGGAGACCTGTGGCATCTTTGGTGTAAAAAGGACAAAGAACTTTATCACCTGAGAGAAAAGGGGAATCGGAGCATTGAACAACACAAGAGTGAGattgagacagaaaaacaaagaatacGGAGTCAACAGTTAGCCACAGCCTTCCCTCTCAATGATTTAATTCAACCTGTCCTTGAAATTCTCCAAAACaattcagaaatgaaaacaaaactctACTTTTTGCAATGGCTGAGTGTGTTTTTGGACAACCTGACTGCAGGACACTTAGAAaaactgaatgaaaagaaaaactctttGTGGTCACTGacccaaacagaaaagaaaaaggcaccaAATAGCAACAACCTGACAGTTTGGCAAAAAGATATAGAAGCTATCTCCCTACAGATTAATGACTGTACCTTGGGAATTGATCAACTTCTTAGAGAAGTGGGCCAGATCTATGAAGCTCTGGAAGAAGCTTCCTCCACAAAAGATATGGGGAGGGACCTTTTACAGTCCCTCCCCATGATTGCTGCAGATCTGCTGATATCTGGTGTTCCCATTGAGTTGATGGATGGAAATGTTTCATATGTGCCTCTAAAGTGGGTGGCAGCTCTTTTTGACAAGCTCTCTGAGAAACTTGGAAACAAACGGCTGTTTGTTCTCTCTGTCCTTGGCCTACAGAGCTCAGGAAAGTCCACCTTGCTGAATGCACTGTTTGGGCTGCAGTTCACTGTCAGTGCTGGCAGGTGTACCCGGGGGGCCTACATGCAGCTCCTGAAGGTGGAGGAGACATTCACAGAGGAACTTGGCTTTGAATTTGTCCTTGTTGTGGACACAGAAGGACTTCGGGCCCCAGAACTTAGCAACGAATCCAAGAATGGTGACAATGAGTTGGCAACCTTTGTTATTGGACTTGGAAACTTGACTCTAGTCAATATTTTTGGGGAAAATCCATCAGAAATGCAAGACATTCTACAAATAGTTGTCCAAGCCTTTATGAGAATGAAACAAGTAAAAATCTCCCCAAGTTGCCTTTTTGTCCATCAGAACGTGGGGGAAGTCGCAGCTAAAGAACAAACTATGGAAGGACGGATGCGGTTAGAGCAGAGACTAGATGaaatggcagcagcagcagctgagcAAGAACAGTGCTCAGATGTAACCCGCTTCAGTGATGTCATTAAGTTTGATGTCAATACTCATGTCTACTACTTTGCTCACCTCTGGGATGGCAATCCcccaatggcccctcccaatcctGACTACAGCCACAATGTTCAGGAACTAAAATCTAGAATTTTTATGACTGCCCAACATGAATCTAGGGGAAGCATCATGAAGATATCAGATGTAAAATTACGAGTTCAAGATTTGTGGAGAGCCCTGGTGAATGAGAACTTTATTTTCAGTTTCAGAAATACCCGAGAGGTCATGGCAATGAGCAAATTAGAAACCATGTATAACAAGTGGACCTGGCAGCTGAGGAGTCATGTGCTAAACTTGCATAACCAGCTGATCTACCAGATTGAGAATAAAAAAATCCAGACACTCAACATGAGCATATATGAGGTTACAGTTACAGAAAAATATGAAGCCATCAAGCaagaacttgaaaaatattttaatgaagatCCAGATAGTGAAATGCTGATTCAGTGGAAagcaaattttgaaaataagctAATATACCTTAAAGAGGCACTTATTTTTGAGAGCAAAAATAAAGCTGAGGGACATATTAGTTATAAAAAGAATCAAGAAATACTGGATAACAAAAAGTCAGTTTATGAAAATGAATTATTGAAAAAAAGCCATGACTTGGCTTTAACTGTAAAGGGCAAGGAATTGAGTGAGACAGAGCTATGTCAGAAATTCAATGAAGTTTGGAAAACATGGGTTGATAACATGTCCTCAACTCTCTCTTCAGTCACAGAGCCTAAAATTGATGTGGATTCTGAAGGAACTcttttggaatattttaaaagtgagaatGATGTGGTGAACatgctaaataaaaattatggggAAGAGTTTGAAATCAATTTTGATGAACATGTCAAAATGATCAAAAAATATCACATACTTTCAAGGCATAGAGAAATATCTGATGAAGAATCCATAAGGGGGACCACTTCCAACattgtttcaaaattttctgaatatattgaaaacattgaAACAAAACAATATGATTACAATCGAAATTATTTCTACGAAATCCTGAAAATAATAGAAGATGAAATGAAATCTGCACTCACTAAAGATAGATACAGATtaacaagtaaatataaaattgacTTATCTTTGTATTTATTCCAAAAAGCATCAAAAAGGTTTAAAGAAATGCATGAGGCATTCAAAAAAGCAAATGATCCTGTAAACTATCTGGAAAACAAAAAAGGTGATTTCTTCATGAGTTTTAAGATCTCTTGTCAAGGAGCAACCTCAATCACTacatttgttgattttctgtggAACAAACTCACTCCTGCTGTCTGTACCACCACATGGGAAGAAATGGTCCTTAAAATTGCTGGGGAGATACGAGCTACCTGCCCTGAATTCAGTGGAAACAGGACTAACCTGGAGAAACACATTCTTATCTCtctggcagaaaaagaaaattttgatgaTTACTGGGAATACTTTCACAATCCAGAATCATTTTTTAAGAATTACATTCAAGACcgtattataatatatttttataaacaaggaagtaaaaaaataaagaaatttttaaaaataaacttagatgACATCAAGAACACCATCCTCTCAGCTATTCATGAATCCACAGCAATAGCTAAAGATGAAAGCAACACTGTGTCTGCATGGTTGGATTTGTTCTGTGATCAACTGGGCAGTAAGTTTATCTTTCCACGGAAAAACCTGATAAACATTGAACACcaggaaataaaagatattgaTTTTCTCAAAGAAGCCATGAGTGAAGCTTTGAATCGCTCAATGGACACAGTAGAAGAGGAGTGTGCTAAAATCCCTGCAGAAAAAATGGTTTCTGAAATCCAGAAAATGCTCTCTCAACACCTCTGTGGCTGCTGGGAACAGTGTCCTTTCTGTGGAGCAATTTGTACAAACACAATCCCTACACATGATGGAGACCATAGTGTTCCTTTCCATCgttctaaagctgtcaatggacGGTATTGGCATAAAACAAAAGAGTTTTCCATTGACTGCTGTACTACTTCTGTAGCAAGtaaggattattttattttggatgatGACCTCAAATTCCCATATAAGAAATATCGACTGGCAGGAGGAAAATATGCCACATGGAGCATCACCCCAGACTCATCCTCCCAGCCATACTGGAAATGGTTTATCTGTCACTTCAGATCAAacctagaagaaaaatatcataaatacTTTAGAAATAGAGCTGAAATCCCACATGCTTGGACCAAAATCACAAAGCAAGATGTGCTTGATGACTTGAAAAACCAGTAA